A part of Synechococcus sp. KORDI-49 genomic DNA contains:
- a CDS encoding acyl-CoA desaturase: MAPRGPLSARQRRIKWGTTSFMLVMHVLATVALLPRFWSWQGFVAFGVLYWMTVLGVTLGLHRLVAHRSLVVPVWVERMLVLMGTLACQSGPIEWVGLHRHHHRFSDQVTDHHDAGRGLWWSHSEWMLHEIPALKELDRYAGDLQCDPFYRWLDRWFLLLQIPLGLSLYWIGEAAQIHGGGLGLVLWAIPLRLVVVYHVTWLVNSATHAFGYRNFDCPDLSRNCWWVALLSFGEGWHNNHHAHPASARHGLRWFEFDLTWQHIRLLKRFGLASRVRTARYVGGAS, encoded by the coding sequence ATGGCCCCCCGCGGTCCATTGTCGGCGCGGCAGCGACGCATCAAGTGGGGAACCACCAGCTTCATGCTGGTGATGCATGTCCTTGCAACGGTCGCCCTGCTGCCACGGTTCTGGAGCTGGCAGGGCTTTGTGGCCTTCGGGGTTCTGTACTGGATGACCGTGCTGGGGGTCACGCTCGGACTGCATCGCCTGGTCGCCCACCGCAGCCTCGTCGTCCCGGTGTGGGTTGAGCGCATGCTGGTGCTCATGGGAACCCTGGCCTGCCAGAGCGGTCCGATTGAATGGGTGGGACTGCATCGCCACCACCACCGTTTCTCCGATCAGGTCACCGATCATCACGATGCCGGTCGCGGACTCTGGTGGAGCCACAGCGAGTGGATGCTGCACGAGATTCCCGCTCTGAAAGAGCTGGACCGATACGCAGGCGATCTCCAATGCGATCCCTTCTATCGCTGGTTGGATCGCTGGTTCCTGCTGCTGCAGATTCCTCTCGGACTCAGCCTTTACTGGATCGGCGAAGCGGCTCAGATCCACGGTGGTGGACTTGGACTGGTTCTCTGGGCGATTCCACTGCGCCTCGTGGTGGTGTATCACGTCACCTGGCTGGTGAATTCCGCCACCCATGCCTTCGGTTACAGGAATTTCGACTGTCCGGATCTTTCCAGGAACTGCTGGTGGGTGGCACTGCTCTCGTTCGGCGAGGGCTGGCACAACAACCACCATGCCCATCCCGCCAGCGCCCGGCATGGTCTGCGCTGGTTCGAATTCGACCTCACCTGGCAGCACATCCGGTTGCTGAAACGCTTCGGCCTCGCCAGTCGGGTTCGCACCGCCCGCTACGTAGGCGGCGCCTCCTGA